Proteins from one Puntigrus tetrazona isolate hp1 chromosome 10, ASM1883169v1, whole genome shotgun sequence genomic window:
- the pigo gene encoding GPI ethanolamine phosphate transferase 3, producing MRRLPVLVTLIWVCSVFYTGIFLFVGGFLLVRLEVNRTSTCADVLSPGAQVKGDFCLSEPRFRRAVVLIIDALKADFTRYDPENMAPKPFENKLPVLDEMASSRPSHARLYTFRADPPTTTMQRIKGFTTGSLPTFIDVGNNFASNAILEDNLVHQLGQVGKRVVFMGDDTWVSLFPKKFHRSLPFPSFNVKDLHTVDNGILQNIYPTMEGDDWDVLIAHFLGVDHCGHRFGPDHPAMAEKLSQMDGVIRSVIKRLKNDTLLVVMGDHGMTDTGDHGGESQKETDAALFLYSSSPLFPAPGSQVEPEVVPQTDLVPTLALLLGVPIPYSSVGQVLLPLFPQNGSRGAPTGLSQAEALWINVRQVNRFLETYSNMAKDIPPESLSQLRADFSNISSQYLAVVHKGHLPSPELVVSMQNYLTAVRETCRASWARFNPFKMAAGLLILGVACMLCYVLSELSHVVIQESLLKLPILSGLAVGLVVAAGQLFLKGYLELSWCVGAAALSSEVLFLWRTRGLSPKERWSPSGFLTVAILVLFLRCASLLSDSYVIYEGNVVTFLLFTLSVYVPLRLNWDGLLVPLPPPDTQKPLRLLPAVLPSSVVRRQATMLLVWLGVLVGSLYLSLSFHNCREEQGTCQPSPFLSPLSRVQNSQLRNLHYVLSVFSLALWGYLLHRWLRHYGNLNCTSVTVFSACFLIPLSCVCIVLHWAVSATPEDTFRNLSELIGLAQVFLPRAAFCLLGLGLLLLWADPMTVFLKSRTPLNSRGTSLPPPKYRASTGISPQAELHHLIPQLYQRIRHSLEDGATESGETDSRPAVEAYGLGTVYSAPLVLLCGLLGLVLLLLHPEGMALAFLLLLLEAGAMLHIHACNANLSSLYKHSNGFSVPWAPVVSWSLAAAQFFHATGHLPTFPSIQWGAAFVGFPQGHMGTALPATLVTLNTFSSHIIFAVGCPLLLFWPLVCEVRGTRSMRSAGSEESEDAVMEMRLRENPQKFSSGLLQLAARYLFVNGAQVFASVCAAAILRRHLMVWKVFAPKLMFEASGFIVGSVFVILGVAMVMRVDISVSGLFKKLLPQNSR from the exons ATGAGAAGACTTCCTGTCCTGGTCACCCTCATCTGGGTCTGCTCAGTGTTTTACACGGGCATCTTCCTGTTTGTGGGAGGCTTCCTCTTAGTCAGGTTGGAGGTCAACAGAACTAGCACCTGTGCAGACGTATTGTCTCCAGGAGCTCAGGTGAAGGGAGATTTCTGCCTGAGCGAACCGCGCTTTCGTAGGGCAGTGGTGCTGATCATCGACGCTCTGAAGGCCGACTTCACCCGCTATGACCCGGAGAACATGGCACCCAAACCATTTGAGAACAAGCTGCCGGTGTTGGATGAGATGGCATCTTCACGCCCCTCTCATGCCAGGCTCTACACCTTTCGGGCTGATCCGCCCACCACTACCATGCAGAGGATCAAAGGCTTTACCACAGGTTCCCTGCCCACATTCATTGACGTGGGGAACAACTTTGCATCCAACGCCATCCTGGAAGACAATCTAGTGCACCAGCTGGGCCAAGTGG gcaagaGAGTTGTGTTTATGGGGGATGACACATGGGTGAGTCTTTTCCCTAAGAAATTCCACAGATCACTGCCCTTCCCCTCCTTCAACGTGAAGGACTTACACACCGTTGACAACGGCATTCTCCAAAACATTTATCCTACCA TGGAGGGTGATGACTGGGATGTGTTGATTGCTCACTTCCTGGGTGTGGATCACTGTGGGCACAGATTTGGCCCGGATCACCCTGCAATGGCTGAGAAACTCTCCCAGATGGATGGAGTTATCAG ATCAGTGATAAAGCGTCTGAAGAACGACACCTTGTTGGTGGTCATGGGTGATCATGGAATGACAGACACTGGGGATCATGGTGGAGAGAGCCAGAAAGAGACAGATGCTGCTCTATTTCTCTACAGTTCCTCTCCCTTATTTCCAGCACCAGGCTCCCAG gtGGAACCAGAGGTAGTACCTCAGACTGATCTGGTGCCCACGCTAGCACTTTTGCTGGGAGTTCCCATTCCTTATAGCAGTGTGGGGCAGGTTCTTCTGCCACTTTTTCCTCAGAATGGCTCCCGGGGTGCACCTACAGGACTTAGCCAGGCTGAGGCGCTGTGGATTAATGTCAGACAG GTTAACCGCTTCTTGGAGACCTACTCTAACATGGCCAAAGACATCCCACCAGAGAGTCTGTCTCAGCTGCGGGCTGATTTCTCAAACATTTCCTCTCAATACTTAGCTGTTGTCCATAAGGGGCATCTTCCCTCTCCTGAGCTAGTCGTCTCAATGCAGAACTATCTGACAGCTGTCAGGGAGACTTGTAGAGCCTCCTGGGCCCGTTTCAACCCTTTCAAAATGGCTGCAGGGCTTTTAATCTTAGGAGTTGCCTGTATGCTCTGCTATGTCCTTTCTGAGTTGTCTCACGTAGTAATTCAGGAAAGCCTTCTGAAGTTGCCCATACTCTCAGGGTTGGCAGTAGGATTAGTAGTAGCTGCAGGTCAGCTGTTCTTAAAAGGATATTTGGAGCTCTCGTGGTGTGTGGGAGCTGCAGCACTTTCTTCTGAGGTTTTGTTTCTATGGAGAACTCGAGGACTTTCTCCAAAAGAGAGGTGGTCACCTTCTGGCTTTCTCACGGTGGCAATTCTGGTGCTTTTCCTGCGCTGTGCCTCCCTGCTCTCGGACAGCTATGTCATCTATGAGGGCAATGTGGTTACCTTCTTGCTCTTCACGTTGAGTGTATATGTTCCTCTCCGTCTAAACTGGGATGGACTCTTGGTGCCACTCCCCCCACCAGACACCCAGAAACCACTTCGGTTGCTCCCAGCAGTGCTGCCATCCTCAGTGGTTAGACGCCAGGCCACTATGTTGTTGGTTTGGTTGGGAGTGCTGGTTGGGTCACTCTATTTGTCCCTCTCCTTCCACAACTGCCGAGAGGAGCAGGGCACCTGCCAGCCCTCACCTTTTCTCTCCCCTCTTTCACGAGTACAGAACAGTCAACTGCGCAACCTCCACTATGTCCTCTCTGTTTTCTCACTGGCCTTGTGGGGGTACCTTCTACATCGCTGGCTTAGACATTACGGGAACCTCAACTGTACCAGCGTCACTGTGTTTTCGGCCTGCTTCCTCATACCCCTCTCTTGTGTTTGCATTGTGTTGCACTGGGCAGTGAGTGCCACCCCAGAGGACACCTTTAGGAATTTGTCTGAACTCATTGGCCTAGCTCAAGTGTTCCTACCTCGGGCCGCTTTCTGCCTGCTGGGCCTGGGTCTACTTCTGTTGTGGGCTGATCCCATGACAGTGTTCCTCAAGTCAAGGACTCCATTGAACTCTCGAGGAACATCCCTGCCACCCCCCAAGTACCGAGCCAGTACAGGAATCAGTCCGCAGGCTGAACTGCACCACCTCATACCACAGTTGTATCAGCGCATCCGACACTCGCTGGAAGATGGGGCCACGGAAAGTGGTGAAACGGACAGCAGGCCAGCAGTGGAGGCTTACGGGCTGGGTACAGTGTACTCTGCTCCATTGGTCCTGCTTTGTGGACTCCTGGGGTTGGTGCTACTGCTGCTCCATCCAGAGGGAATGGCTCTTGCCTTCCTGCTTCTCCTGCTGGAGGCCGGAGCCATGCTGCACATCCACGCCTGTAACGCCAACCTCTCCAGCCTGTACAAGCACTCCA ATGGTTTCAGTGTGCCATGGGCTCCAGTGGTTTCATGGTCTCTGGCTGCTGCCCAGTTTTTCCATGCAACAGGACACCTGCCTACCTTTCCCTCTATCCAGTGGGGTGCTGCATTTGTGGGCTTTCCTCAAGGTCACATGGGTACTGCACTTCCTGCAACATTGGTGACCCTCAACACCTTTTCCTCTCACATTATCTTTGCAG TTGGTTGTCCTCTGCTGCTGTTCTGGCCTCTGGTGTGTGAGGTGCGTGGGACCCGATCTATGCGCTCAGCGGGATCGGAGGAAAGCGAGGATGCTGTCATGGAGATGAGACTGAGAGAGAACCCTCAGAAGTTCAGCTCGGGTCTCCTGCAGCTCGCTGCACGCTACCTCTTTGTGAATGGAGCGCAG GTTTTTGCATCGGTTTGTGCAGCAGCCATCCTCAGGAGACACCTCATGGTGTGGAAGGTGTTTGCACCCAA